A window of the Brumimicrobium sp. genome harbors these coding sequences:
- a CDS encoding GntR family transcriptional regulator: protein MFVPFNEFIRIDRRKSEAIFLQIAYQFIQAVQRGLIVVDTKLPGTRVISQELKVHRKTVVAAFQELQAQGWVEIIPNVGIFTKNPQVLSKNHLKSSKNDKKPTKTIDFRLDSSYTLSSPFEKTDCRLQFDDGHTDIRLFNTKELYRFYNNLNSTNKCNFLRA from the coding sequence ATGTTTGTTCCTTTCAACGAATTTATACGAATAGATCGCCGAAAATCGGAAGCCATTTTTCTTCAAATAGCGTATCAATTTATTCAAGCTGTTCAAAGGGGGTTAATAGTTGTTGATACGAAACTTCCAGGAACACGTGTAATTAGTCAGGAACTTAAAGTCCATCGGAAAACGGTTGTTGCGGCTTTTCAAGAATTGCAAGCTCAAGGTTGGGTAGAAATTATTCCAAATGTGGGGATTTTCACAAAAAATCCACAAGTTTTAAGTAAAAATCATCTAAAATCATCCAAAAATGATAAAAAACCCACAAAAACGATAGATTTTAGGTTAGATTCATCCTATACATTATCTTCTCCTTTTGAAAAAACTGATTGCCGTTTACAATTTGATGATGGACATACTGATATTCGACTTTTTAATACAAAAGAACTGTATCGTTTTTATAACAACTTGAATTCAACTAATAAATGCAACTTTTTGAGGGCATAA
- a CDS encoding C40 family peptidase: MTLIVGISYSQSQLPSYQIDDKENPLMYSLPSNADTINPFELLAPIQAIDNDTNQLDCSLEELKEEQIREENYQFKIDDILNAGMTYLGKPYRYPLKNGQILDCSGLLYQIHGEFNVQLPRTSRDMAQYVQIIPTEEAKEGDLMFFKGRKGDRIGHVSMIVCVENDTITMLHSSSSRGVIVEKFNENTYFKKRFVSIGRIPADLYVQTPVSVEEKEEDYR; encoded by the coding sequence ATGACTCTTATAGTTGGAATTAGTTATAGCCAATCTCAGTTACCTAGTTATCAAATTGATGACAAAGAAAATCCATTAATGTATTCACTACCTAGTAATGCTGATACTATAAATCCCTTTGAATTACTAGCTCCTATTCAAGCTATAGACAATGATACGAACCAACTGGATTGTTCACTTGAAGAATTAAAAGAGGAACAAATAAGAGAGGAAAACTATCAATTTAAAATAGATGATATTCTTAATGCAGGAATGACATACTTAGGTAAGCCATACAGATATCCGTTAAAAAATGGCCAAATCTTAGATTGTTCTGGATTATTGTATCAGATTCATGGAGAGTTTAACGTTCAACTTCCAAGAACATCTCGGGATATGGCACAATATGTTCAGATTATTCCAACTGAAGAAGCTAAAGAAGGAGATTTAATGTTTTTTAAAGGAAGAAAAGGTGATAGAATTGGACACGTCTCTATGATTGTTTGTGTTGAAAACGATACAATTACCATGCTTCACAGTAGTTCTAGCAGAGGAGTAATCGTTGAAAAATTTAATGAAAACACTTATTTTAAAAAACGATTCGTTTCCATCGGACGAATTCCTGCTGATTTGTATGTTCAAACACCTGTTTCTGTAGAAGAAAAAGAGGAAGACTACAGATAA
- a CDS encoding TonB-dependent receptor, with protein MTNGQRYNSAGQQTQLFYLGNVNFNSKHSLQLLGGYNHNSFGANGYYAAPGDINSMEIVETALVSLSSKHQFGKFTLSPRISNRYDEDDYRYIKDKPTIGRSKHYTNALMVEANGSLKIKIGEFGLGWESRFEMINSTNIGTHDRNNHGIYVEYKGVFWNKLYANTGVYVNYNSSFGWQVYPGVDLAYRFLPHWKIIANAGSGQRIPSFTDLYLNQLPGNIGNPLLMPENAWNFGGHIQYATQKITAEIGYFYRDITSFIDWVRDSITQPYSPINYGHMNIHGVFARIQQSFVIKNDHKLGYFIRYNYLQPSQRSLNGKISKYVLESLKHQLMAGVHYSYKFFSLQVTNRWIERELNTPYNVLDARVAFQIKSFQIYADASNLLNSNYIEAGAVPMPTRWFKLGLKYRWK; from the coding sequence ATGACGAATGGACAACGCTATAATAGCGCCGGACAACAAACACAGCTTTTCTATCTCGGAAATGTAAATTTTAACAGCAAACACTCTCTACAACTATTAGGTGGATATAATCACAATAGCTTTGGTGCCAATGGTTATTATGCTGCTCCGGGAGATATCAATTCCATGGAAATTGTGGAAACAGCTTTAGTTAGTTTATCTTCCAAACACCAGTTTGGAAAATTTACTCTCTCCCCTCGAATCAGTAATCGCTACGATGAAGATGATTACCGTTATATAAAAGATAAACCAACTATCGGACGTTCTAAGCACTATACAAATGCATTAATGGTTGAAGCAAACGGAAGCTTAAAAATAAAGATTGGGGAATTTGGTTTAGGTTGGGAATCTCGTTTTGAAATGATTAACAGTACCAATATTGGAACACATGACCGTAACAATCATGGAATTTATGTAGAATATAAAGGTGTTTTTTGGAATAAGCTTTATGCGAATACTGGAGTGTATGTAAATTACAACTCAAGTTTCGGATGGCAAGTCTACCCTGGAGTTGATCTAGCTTATCGTTTTCTACCTCATTGGAAAATTATTGCAAATGCTGGTTCGGGTCAACGAATTCCTTCTTTTACTGATTTATACCTAAACCAACTCCCTGGAAATATTGGAAATCCTTTATTAATGCCAGAAAACGCATGGAATTTTGGAGGTCATATTCAATATGCTACACAAAAAATTACAGCTGAAATCGGTTATTTCTACAGAGACATTACAAGTTTTATAGATTGGGTAAGAGATTCTATCACTCAACCTTATTCTCCTATAAATTATGGTCACATGAATATTCATGGTGTGTTTGCAAGAATACAACAAAGTTTTGTTATTAAAAATGATCACAAATTGGGATATTTTATTCGCTATAACTACTTACAACCAAGTCAGCGTTCTTTGAATGGAAAAATATCAAAATATGTATTAGAATCACTTAAACATCAACTGATGGCAGGTGTTCATTATAGCTACAAATTTTTCTCTCTACAGGTAACAAATCGTTGGATAGAACGCGAATTGAATACACCATATAACGTATTAGATGCCCGAGTTGCCTTCCAAATTAAGAGCTTCCAAATTTACGCGGATGCAAGTAATTTATTAAACTCAAATTACATCGAAGCGGGGGCTGTACCAATGCCTACCAGATGGTTTAAACTAGGGTTGAAATATAGATGGAAATAG
- a CDS encoding IS4 family transposase, with product MGLFRRCKNNNKPLIRQIIDFVPRWMLEACSKQFQGDKGCSKYKTYDQFVAMTFGQLNKCLTLSDISIGLGVNETYIKDLGLLQSPARSTMSDGNKKRNWKIYETLYFRLLKHYERILATKHQSKIIEEIKDQKIKLIDSTTISLCLSMFDWAKFRTAKGGIKIHTCWDDYLMIPDMINITEAKMHDRYGLSQLIFPKNTIIVEDRGYFDFQLMLNRIQAENVFVTRIKNNTVYETIQEIELPEVDDQDILKDEIIKLSGQKSKDCGIDQHYLRLVHVYKPDENKVIEIITNQLEWKARTIADLYKKRWDIELFFKAIKQNLQLKTFIGTSENAVKSQIYIALISYLILELIRRTTKKKVQSFSNFVEKIRICLPFYLSLNYVCDSISEGAKKIKRDKPPKIFDQYDLFSQ from the coding sequence ATGGGACTTTTCAGACGATGCAAAAATAATAACAAACCTTTAATTCGCCAAATAATAGATTTCGTACCTCGTTGGATGTTGGAGGCTTGCTCCAAACAGTTTCAAGGTGACAAAGGCTGTAGTAAATATAAAACTTACGACCAGTTTGTGGCAATGACTTTCGGACAGCTGAATAAATGTTTAACATTAAGCGATATTTCTATTGGTTTAGGTGTGAATGAGACGTATATTAAGGACTTAGGCTTATTACAAAGTCCTGCACGTTCAACAATGAGCGACGGTAATAAAAAGCGGAATTGGAAAATCTATGAAACGCTATATTTTAGACTCTTAAAACACTATGAACGCATTTTAGCAACTAAACATCAAAGCAAAATCATTGAGGAAATTAAAGACCAAAAAATTAAACTCATTGATAGCACCACAATTAGCCTCTGTTTATCGATGTTTGATTGGGCAAAATTTCGGACAGCTAAAGGAGGAATTAAAATCCACACTTGTTGGGATGATTATTTAATGATTCCTGATATGATAAATATAACTGAAGCCAAAATGCATGATCGCTATGGTTTATCTCAACTTATTTTTCCAAAAAACACCATAATCGTTGAGGACAGAGGCTATTTTGATTTTCAATTAATGTTAAATCGAATACAAGCAGAAAATGTTTTTGTTACAAGAATAAAAAACAACACTGTTTATGAAACCATTCAAGAAATAGAATTACCCGAAGTCGATGATCAAGATATCTTAAAAGATGAAATTATCAAACTTTCTGGTCAGAAATCGAAAGATTGTGGTATCGACCAGCATTATTTGAGATTAGTACATGTTTACAAACCAGATGAAAACAAAGTAATTGAAATTATAACAAATCAATTAGAATGGAAAGCTAGGACAATCGCTGATTTGTATAAGAAACGATGGGATATTGAACTCTTTTTCAAAGCAATTAAACAAAATCTACAATTAAAGACATTTATTGGAACGAGTGAAAATGCTGTAAAATCACAAATTTACATTGCTCTAATTTCATATCTTATACTTGAATTGATTCGTAGAACCACAAAAAAGAAAGTACAGTCATTCTCTAATTTTGTCGAAAAAATCAGAATTTGTTTACCTTTTTATCTCTCCTTGAATTATGTGTGTGACTCAATTTCTGAAGGCGCTAAGAAAATTAAAAGAGATAAACCTCCTAAAATATTTGATCAATATGACTTATTTTCTCAATAA